The region CCACAACCTCGCGCGATCCAATGAGTATCGAGTCCCCACCTACGAGGTCGTTGAGGAGGGCGGTGACCTCTACGTAACCCTCTAATCGTAGAATGGCACGGGACACATCCATCGCCGTTGCGGCTATTGCAGACCGAGATCCCGGAGAAGATGACGACCCCTACGATGACGTTGAGATAGCATCTCTTCCTGATTGGTGGGCGGACGCAGTTCAGGAGTTTGAGTCTTACAACCTTCGGGCGTACCGACCGCCACGGTTCGCTGATGGAACGCTCAAGCACGCCGTCGTCAAGAAACTAGAGACGAAGCTCGGAGTTTCCATCCGGTTCGTCGGCCGAGACGTCTCGTATCGGGACGACTGGGAAGTCCAAATCGACGGCGAAAAGATGATCGACATTGGCCGACACCGGAATCCAGATGGCTACACCGTATTCGAAATTGGAGCTGACGAGTTCGTCGACAAAGTTACGGAGGCACTTGAAGAGTAATGTCTGATGATATCCCAGGCTCTACGTTTATTGAGGGTGAGAGAGTCCGATTAAAGACCGTGGAGGAGGGTGATTTCGACTTTTTGCGGAACAATATCAACGACGCTCGGATTCGACGGGCGATGCTCGGTGCCGGCCCAACCAACACTAGGCAGTTACGTAACAACCACACAGAGGAACGTGATTACCAGTTTGTTATTGCCACCGCGGACTCCCGCGTCGGATACATCTCTATCCATGACGTGAGTTACACGCACGGCACGGCAGCTATCAGTTACTGGGTTGCCCCTGAGAAGCAGGGGCAGGGCCACGCAACCGAAGCTATCCAGCTACTCGTTCAGTACGCGTTCGACCAGTTACGACTGCACAAGCTTCGGGCCGATGTGCGAGAATTCAATAATCCCTCGCGTCGCGTCCTCGAGAAAATCGGGTTCAAGCACGAGGGCGTACTCCGGGAAAGTCGATACGTGGACGGTGAGTATTGGCACCGCCACCGATATGGCGTCCTAAGACACGAGTGGGATGCCACAACGGTGGAGTGCCAAGAAGTTTCGACTACCGGGGAGTGGGGAGATTCACCTGATTAACCCAGCACCCAACTTATCATTCTGAACGATACCGCCGTCGCGCTGGAGTGACTTCTTCGCGTTAGTGAGTTTGGAGACGTTTCGGAGGTTGTCCTCGGCGAAGTTCGCGAACGCATCGTTGTACTCGACGTTGTCCGCAAGGAGTATCGCGTTTGACTCCATTCCTTTGGCGGCAGCATCAAACTCGAACGCCATGTGGTCAGCATCGTGGTTGGAGTCATGGAGGAATAGATCTATTGCGGTCTCAGCTGCGACTTCAGGTAGAATTTCACGGGTGTCGCCAATTCGAAGGTCCCAGTACGGCTGTAAGTCATCGGGCACCATCCAGCCTGGAGTAGAATCTTCGATGTCGCTCGGCAGAATTTCGAGGTCCTTAATGTCGATAGAGATCAGTGATCCCCCTCCGTTCACGTCAAGTGCTCGGAGTAAATACGCTGAGCTCAGTCCGTCGAAGACGCCAGTTTCAACCACAGTATCAGGCGCTTGGTGACGGACGAGAACGTAGAGCACGTCCCGCCAGTTCGGTCCGAGATCGTCGGGTCTGACGCTAGTCACAGCTAATCCAGACTCAATAACGTCATGGAACGTCTCGTCGTCTCGAATCTCTCTATACAGCTTTCGAACACGGTCGGGATCTACATCGAGCAACGACGTAACGAACTTGACGCACTCCTCTTCGTCTATCTCGCGCTCGAAATTATAGAAACAGTCCGAGTATGGACTATCGTTATCCATATTGTTTAATTGTTATGACGTCTGTTTAATCTTTTGATGTGAACTATTGTACATTTTCCGGGTGCTATCGGTCGATTCGATATTTTTCGACGTTGGACTCATCGACGGTTATACCGAGGCCGGGCGCCTCAGGTATTGGTAGTGTCCCGTCGGATAAATCGAAGGGTTCTTCGATAATGTGCTCGTCCCAGGCGTAGTAGACACTGTCCGGTGGCAGGTTAATTGCGGGTGTAGTGGCGACGAGGTGGGCCAGTGCTGCGGACTTTATGCCAAGATCAAACGCACAGTGGTGGGACAGGGAGATTCCAGCGTCGTCGGCGATACTTGCAAGCCGCTTAGCGGCCTGCAATCCGCCCGCGGGAACCATATCGATAACGCCCGCGTCGATGGCATCTCGCTTGACGAGCTCGAGCAGATTGTGCCGGAAGTACATATCCTCGTTAGCGGCGATAGGTGTCCGGAGGCGCTCACGCAGGCGCTTGAATGACCCGAAGTTATCGATGCGCAGCGGCTGTTCGAGGTACTGGAGGTAAATTCCCTCGTCTTCGAGTGAGGCAGCGACCCTGACGGCTTCCTCGGTGGTCCAGCCCTCATTAGGGTCAAGTCGGAACTCTAGTTGGCCGTCCACCTCATCGTGCATTGCCACGATGCGTTTGACATCCTGTCGCCAGTCGCGGCCTGCTTTGGTCTTGAGTACGTCGAATCCGTGTTCGAGGGCTGTACGGGCATGTTCGCGAGACTCCGCCGGTTCAAGTACGCCGAGGCAAAACGAGACATCGACCGTCTCG is a window of Natrinema salaciae DNA encoding:
- a CDS encoding class I SAM-dependent methyltransferase, translating into MDNDSPYSDCFYNFEREIDEEECVKFVTSLLDVDPDRVRKLYREIRDDETFHDVIESGLAVTSVRPDDLGPNWRDVLYVLVRHQAPDTVVETGVFDGLSSAYLLRALDVNGGGSLISIDIKDLEILPSDIEDSTPGWMVPDDLQPYWDLRIGDTREILPEVAAETAIDLFLHDSNHDADHMAFEFDAAAKGMESNAILLADNVEYNDAFANFAEDNLRNVSKLTNAKKSLQRDGGIVQNDKLGAGLIR
- a CDS encoding GNAT family N-acetyltransferase, which codes for MSDDIPGSTFIEGERVRLKTVEEGDFDFLRNNINDARIRRAMLGAGPTNTRQLRNNHTEERDYQFVIATADSRVGYISIHDVSYTHGTAAISYWVAPEKQGQGHATEAIQLLVQYAFDQLRLHKLRADVREFNNPSRRVLEKIGFKHEGVLRESRYVDGEYWHRHRYGVLRHEWDATTVECQEVSTTGEWGDSPD
- a CDS encoding mandelate racemase/muconate lactonizing enzyme family protein yields the protein MITITEIEAIPVRLDIRPLSEPLGIAPYVTTYTEFYDMERVLIRLDTDSDITGWGEMRSTLSTDSTKAIIETDIADKLIDEPVSAVESLPERFDSFQYFDIDPFLGGVEMAMWDAWGQYLEQPLYNLLGGKVRETVDVSFCLGVLEPAESREHARTALEHGFDVLKTKAGRDWRQDVKRIVAMHDEVDGQLEFRLDPNEGWTTEEAVRVAASLEDEGIYLQYLEQPLRIDNFGSFKRLRERLRTPIAANEDMYFRHNLLELVKRDAIDAGVIDMVPAGGLQAAKRLASIADDAGISLSHHCAFDLGIKSAALAHLVATTPAINLPPDSVYYAWDEHIIEEPFDLSDGTLPIPEAPGLGITVDESNVEKYRIDR